From one Acidobacteriota bacterium genomic stretch:
- a CDS encoding efflux transporter outer membrane subunit, whose product MIRSLILTASIFTLSGCATTERAPDAGNRAGLVMPDGFDYAQEIDGLSEPERKWWAAFDSQPLGELVARAMAANQTLAQGVANVDASRAALKVSNASLLPQASASLSASSDTQSGLDDMSSSGRLSASYQLDLFGANAASRRSALANVDAAVFGQRALELTVQSDVATTYFNLLSSREQLSVARENLQTAERIFEIVKVRYEAGTISGYDVSSQSAQLANARARIPQLEAQIASLETALAILLGQVPQGYVAPDQDILEIDLPLAAPGLPSDLLLRRPDLMQLEAGLRASDANIDAARAAFVPSIDLGAGLSGLLTGGGDITGSLSSTIAATIFSGGRLEGQLEGAQARRAGLIANYRQAVLSALRDVDVSLNGISASAAREEQLLIARRAAADALEAAELRYRTGAGDLTSLLTAQQTYADASNNFVLGRLDRLTAAINLYVALGGGYT is encoded by the coding sequence ATGATCCGCTCACTGATCCTGACAGCATCCATTTTCACGCTTTCTGGCTGTGCGACGACCGAGCGCGCGCCCGATGCTGGCAATCGTGCGGGTCTCGTCATGCCTGACGGTTTCGATTACGCGCAGGAGATCGACGGATTGAGTGAACCGGAGCGGAAGTGGTGGGCCGCGTTCGATAGCCAGCCGCTGGGTGAATTGGTCGCGCGCGCAATGGCAGCGAACCAGACGCTCGCTCAAGGCGTTGCGAACGTGGATGCGTCGCGCGCCGCCCTCAAGGTCTCGAATGCCTCGCTGCTCCCACAGGCCAGCGCTAGCCTGTCAGCGTCGAGCGACACGCAGTCTGGCCTGGACGACATGAGTTCCTCAGGTCGGCTTTCCGCCTCATACCAGCTCGACCTCTTTGGGGCCAACGCGGCGAGCCGGCGCTCAGCGCTCGCGAACGTCGACGCTGCCGTTTTTGGCCAACGCGCACTGGAGCTTACAGTTCAGTCGGATGTTGCCACAACCTATTTCAATCTGCTTTCAAGCCGCGAACAATTGAGCGTGGCACGCGAGAACCTTCAGACAGCGGAGCGAATCTTCGAGATCGTGAAGGTACGCTATGAAGCCGGGACGATCTCGGGCTACGATGTGTCGAGCCAGTCAGCACAACTCGCAAACGCGCGAGCGCGCATCCCGCAACTCGAGGCTCAGATTGCGAGCCTGGAGACAGCGCTCGCGATACTGCTCGGACAGGTGCCCCAGGGCTATGTGGCGCCGGACCAGGACATTTTGGAGATCGACCTGCCACTGGCCGCACCTGGCCTGCCTTCCGATCTGCTGCTGCGCCGGCCTGACCTCATGCAGCTGGAAGCGGGGCTGCGGGCGTCGGACGCCAACATCGATGCGGCACGGGCGGCGTTCGTTCCAAGCATCGACCTCGGCGCCGGCTTGTCCGGACTTCTGACGGGCGGCGGAGACATCACGGGATCACTTTCTTCCACGATTGCGGCGACTATATTTTCCGGTGGCCGGCTTGAAGGCCAGCTTGAAGGAGCGCAGGCGCGCCGCGCGGGCTTGATTGCAAACTATCGGCAGGCAGTGCTCAGCGCGCTGAGGGATGTTGACGTCAGCCTGAATGGCATCAGCGCCAGTGCGGCGCGTGAGGAGCAACTGCTGATCGCGCGGCGCGCAGCGGCGGATGCGCTAGAGGCAGCCGAACTGAGATACCGGACCGGGGCAGGCGACCTGACAAGCTTGCTGACGGCTCAGCAGACCTATGCAGACGCCTCGAACAATTTTGTGCTCGGCCGCCTGGATCGATTGACTGCGGCGATAAACCTGTATGTGGCGCTCGGAGGCGGCTACACCTAG
- a CDS encoding AMP-binding protein: MRALQHPSVQPREAALHAHTYNPEASAFHAAISDYSPERLEAIIGHAATAFGNEPYLTTVLPNGLSATLSFADVAEQSANLARYLREDLGLLPGAVVAVQSPNCISYVVCLLGILRAGLVLSNVNPLYTETETRRQLRDCKAQALIGSEVFSATIDRAVVGTGVAHVISVSLTDFFPALKRSGLDFVLRRIKKLERPLNVAHVTLRHALQRGSKHSVPVGLYTEQLNDNRDAIFQYSGGTTGTSKGVRLSVAGLVTNIDQFVSLSPSLASMRGQSMLLVLPVYHVFGLFASVIALRHGVRLVLAPSPKPLSNLKACFEKFQPTIFPGVNTLFAKLMEEPWFVANPPKLNLTISGAAALDPSIGKRWREMTGSEVIEGYGMTEATTLLTVNPADARHRPGTAGVPLPGTQVRILLDDGRFGLPGEVGEIVAKGPQLMAGYLHRPEETAAAFRDGWMRTGDIGVLDDEGYLKIVDRAKDMVLVGGFNVFPAEVDEVLNACPGVLEAASVGIKKENSEEELVAFVVRRDPGLDEASVLQFCGQQLTGYKRPRKVHFVEELPKSPIGKILRRELPFLAQRV; this comes from the coding sequence ATGCGCGCTCTTCAGCACCCATCCGTCCAACCCCGTGAAGCGGCGCTGCACGCACACACCTACAATCCGGAAGCCAGTGCTTTTCACGCAGCGATCAGCGACTATTCGCCTGAACGCCTGGAAGCGATCATAGGCCACGCCGCAACCGCCTTTGGCAACGAACCTTATCTCACGACAGTGCTTCCAAACGGATTGTCTGCAACGCTGTCCTTCGCAGACGTCGCGGAGCAGTCGGCAAATCTCGCGCGATATCTGCGAGAAGATCTCGGACTACTGCCCGGCGCTGTGGTGGCGGTCCAGTCGCCGAATTGTATCAGTTACGTTGTGTGTCTGCTCGGCATCCTGCGTGCCGGGCTCGTGCTGTCGAACGTCAACCCGCTCTATACCGAGACCGAGACACGCCGCCAGCTGCGCGATTGCAAAGCACAGGCTCTTATCGGTTCGGAAGTCTTTTCGGCCACCATCGACCGCGCGGTGGTCGGAACCGGGGTCGCGCATGTCATATCGGTTTCGCTGACGGACTTCTTCCCGGCGCTGAAACGCTCCGGCTTGGATTTTGTGCTCCGTCGCATCAAGAAGCTGGAGCGGCCTTTGAACGTGGCGCATGTGACCCTGCGCCATGCACTTCAGCGCGGATCGAAACACTCTGTTCCAGTCGGTTTGTACACCGAGCAATTGAACGACAACCGCGACGCGATCTTCCAGTATTCGGGTGGCACGACCGGCACATCGAAGGGTGTGCGGTTGAGCGTGGCGGGGCTGGTGACCAATATCGACCAGTTCGTCAGCCTGTCTCCGTCATTGGCGTCGATGCGCGGACAGTCAATGCTGCTCGTCTTGCCCGTTTATCATGTCTTCGGCCTCTTCGCCTCAGTCATTGCTCTTCGGCATGGTGTGCGCCTTGTCCTCGCGCCCAGCCCGAAACCACTGTCGAACCTCAAGGCGTGCTTCGAGAAGTTTCAGCCAACCATCTTCCCGGGCGTGAACACGTTGTTCGCAAAGCTGATGGAAGAGCCTTGGTTCGTTGCCAATCCGCCGAAGCTGAACCTGACGATATCCGGCGCAGCCGCGCTCGATCCGTCGATCGGCAAGCGCTGGCGCGAAATGACTGGATCGGAGGTCATCGAAGGTTACGGCATGACGGAAGCGACGACGCTGCTGACGGTCAATCCGGCAGATGCGCGTCATCGTCCGGGTACGGCCGGTGTGCCGCTTCCTGGTACGCAGGTCCGGATCCTGCTTGATGATGGCCGATTTGGCTTGCCGGGCGAGGTCGGCGAGATTGTTGCCAAGGGGCCTCAGTTGATGGCGGGCTACCTGCACCGTCCGGAAGAGACGGCCGCCGCGTTCAGGGATGGCTGGATGCGTACCGGTGATATCGGCGTGCTTGATGACGAGGGCTATCTCAAGATTGTCGACCGGGCAAAAGACATGGTCTTGGTCGGTGGCTTCAACGTTTTTCCGGCAGAAGTGGATGAAGTGTTGAATGCCTGTCCCGGCGTGCTGGAAGCGGCCAGCGTTGGCATCAAGAAAGAGAATTCGGAAGAGGAACTGGTGGCGTTCGTCGTGAGGCGCGATCCCGGTCTCGACGAAGCGAGCGTCTTGCAGTTTTGCGGACAGCAACTGACTGGCTACAAACGTCCGCGCAAGGTGCATTTCGTGGAAGAATTGCCGAAGTCGCCAATTGGCAAGATTCTTCGCCGCGAGCTGCCCTTTCTTGCGCAGCGGGTTTGA